The Vibrio pomeroyi genome window below encodes:
- a CDS encoding PilZ domain-containing protein — protein MREESFTQKRKYYRLKYPQKARPVMRIKDELFHVSEVSEKGVRLMMRNIIPVYRGFSMAGTLRLHDNNSINISGAVLRQEGDEVIVQLSQGPSFKDMVSEQRHIRQRYPVFFASLRVA, from the coding sequence ATGCGTGAAGAGTCATTCACCCAGAAACGCAAATATTACCGCTTAAAGTACCCTCAAAAGGCACGCCCGGTGATGCGAATTAAGGATGAGCTTTTTCATGTGAGTGAAGTGTCTGAAAAGGGCGTCCGCCTGATGATGCGTAACATCATTCCTGTTTATCGCGGCTTTTCAATGGCAGGCACTTTAAGGTTGCATGATAACAACAGTATCAATATTAGCGGTGCTGTATTGCGACAAGAAGGGGATGAAGTGATCGTTCAGTTATCACAAGGTCCAAGCTTTAAAGATATGGTGTCAGAACAACGCCACATTAGGCAAAGATACCCAGTATTTTTTGCAAGCCTGAGAGTGGCATAG
- a CDS encoding M14-type cytosolic carboxypeptidase, with protein sequence MKIFSNFESGNIHVVSADSPQNIQLTIPADNQTEISQWFHFRLESDAQQAHHFEIGQLATSAYPEGWKDYDVVASYDREEWFRIPSQFDGDTLSFDIIPEHDSMYFAYFAPYSYDRHQDLLHSAQTHPACKLETLGHTLDNNDITLLTIGEPSEEKKNIWVIGRQHPGETMAEWLIEGLLQRLLDETDTVGRSLLDSVVFRVVPNMNPDGSIRGHLRTNAIGVNLNREWQSPSMERSPEVFLVRERMLETGVDLCLDIHGDEAIPYNFVAGSEGTPSYNERIAKLENHFKQALLTITPEFQDEFGYDKDEPGKANMTVGTNWIGEQFKCLAYTVEMPFKDHISHADELYGWSPERSVAFGHDMLAAVWATVDEL encoded by the coding sequence ATGAAAATTTTCAGCAATTTCGAAAGCGGCAATATTCACGTCGTTTCAGCAGATTCACCACAAAACATTCAACTGACTATCCCAGCAGACAACCAGACTGAAATCTCTCAGTGGTTCCACTTCCGTTTAGAAAGCGATGCTCAACAAGCACACCACTTTGAAATCGGTCAACTGGCAACGTCTGCATACCCTGAAGGCTGGAAAGATTACGATGTGGTTGCATCGTACGACCGCGAAGAGTGGTTCCGTATTCCATCTCAGTTCGATGGTGACACACTGAGCTTCGACATCATTCCTGAGCACGATTCAATGTACTTCGCGTACTTCGCACCGTACTCATACGATCGTCACCAAGATCTTCTACACAGCGCGCAAACGCACCCAGCTTGTAAGCTTGAAACTCTGGGCCACACGCTAGATAACAATGACATCACTTTGCTAACCATTGGTGAGCCAAGTGAAGAGAAGAAAAACATTTGGGTTATTGGTCGCCAACACCCTGGCGAGACTATGGCTGAATGGTTGATCGAAGGCCTTCTTCAACGTCTGCTTGATGAAACGGACACAGTTGGTCGTTCTCTGCTAGACAGCGTTGTTTTCCGCGTGGTTCCTAACATGAACCCAGATGGCAGCATCCGCGGTCACCTACGTACTAACGCGATTGGCGTTAACCTGAACCGTGAATGGCAATCACCTTCTATGGAACGTAGCCCAGAAGTATTCCTTGTTCGTGAGCGCATGCTAGAAACGGGCGTTGACCTTTGTCTAGACATTCACGGTGACGAAGCGATTCCATATAACTTTGTAGCAGGTAGCGAAGGCACGCCTTCATACAACGAGCGTATCGCTAAACTAGAGAACCACTTCAAGCAAGCACTACTGACGATCACGCCAGAGTTCCAAGATGAGTTTGGTTACGATAAAGACGAACCGGGCAAAGCGAATATGACGGTTGGTACAAACTGGATTGGTGAGCAGTTCAAGTGTTTAGCTTACACAGTCGAGATGCCATTTAAAGATCACATCAGCCACGCTGACGAACTGTACGGTTGGTCTCCAGAGCGCAGCGTTGCATTTGGTCACGACATGCTAGCCGCAGTTTGGGCAACAGTAGACGAACTATAG
- a CDS encoding nitrogenase-stabilizing/protective protein NifW: MNQTEFQQKIASFTSIEQALDYFEIGFDSKFIEQNRIELVKRFNGYLILAKPDDWFSGRRALKNAYCKVQRSKLDRHTRSACRGCTTCQRR; encoded by the coding sequence ATGAACCAGACAGAATTCCAGCAAAAAATAGCGAGTTTCACCTCCATCGAACAAGCGCTTGATTACTTTGAAATTGGGTTTGATAGCAAGTTCATCGAGCAAAACAGAATCGAACTCGTTAAACGATTTAATGGTTATCTGATTCTTGCGAAACCTGATGATTGGTTTTCTGGACGAAGAGCGCTAAAAAACGCTTATTGCAAGGTGCAGCGTAGCAAGTTAGATCGCCACACACGTTCTGCCTGTCGTGGGTGTACCACTTGCCAGCGTCGATAG